From the genome of Corallococcus macrosporus DSM 14697:
TCCGCCGTGCGGATGCCCGCCGCCGCCAGCCGCTCCAGCCCGCCCACCACCACGCCGGTGGAGACGTTCTCGGAGAGCAACCCGAGGAACAGGTCCGTCGCGTCCTCCTGACGGCCCAGCCGCTCGGCGTACAGCTTCGCCTGGCGCGCCGTCCATTCGTTGCGCTCGAGCTGCGTCTCCGCCAGCCCCGCGAGCCGCCCCGCCAGCGCCGCCGCCTCGTCGAACTTCGACAGCGCCACGCACAGCGCCTGCAGCCGCTGCACGCCCGCCGCGTCCTCCGGCGCCATCTGCACCCACTGGCGCGCCAGCGGCTCCAGCTCCTCGGGCCCCGCGCCCGCCGCCTCGCGCCGGGACAGGTCCGCTTCCAGCCGCGCCTTCGGGTCGTCCGCGAGCGCCGCGGCCGCCTGGAGCGACTTCACCGCCTCCGCCGCGGCCGCGTCCCCCGGGACGCGCGCCAGCACCTCCCGCCACGCGGCCTCCGCGCGCACCGGGTCCGCCAGGGAGCCCTGCAGCAACTGCGCGAGCTGCCGCCAGAGCGTGGCCGCCACCTCCGCACCCGGCGCCGCGTGCGCCGCGCGCTGCAGCGCCAGCGCCAGCGCGGGCTGCGCCTGGGCCTTCTCCGCGTGCTCCACCACCGTGCCCAGCAGCAACGGCCGGCCCGGCTCCAGCTCCAGCGCGCGTGACAGCACCTCGAAGGCCCCGCGCGCGTCGTCCTTCTCCTCGAACATCAGCGCGAGCGCCTCGCAGAAGGCCACCCGCTCCGGGCGAGGACGCGGCGCCAGCAGCGCCAGGTCCAGCAGCGGCACCACCGCGTCCAGCGCCTCGTCCTCGGCCAGCAGGCGTGCCAGGTGGAAGGCCGCCAGCGCCTGCGTGGGGTCCAGCTTCAGCGCCGCTTCCAGGTGCTCGCGCGCGGCGTCCGCGTCCCTGAGCTGCGTCAGGAACAGGTCCGCCAGCCGCAGCCGCATGCTCGCCTGGATGGAGCGGTCCTTCACCGTGCCCAGGTAGCGCTCCAACACCGCGACGGCTTCCGGAGCCCGGCCCTTCTCCAGCAACTGCTCGGCCGTCAGGCTGGCCGCGTCCGCGCGGGACGGGTCCGCCGCCACCGCCTTCTCGAAGGCGGCCAGCGCGCCGTCCGCGTCGTTCATCCGGCCCAGCCGCAGCGTGCCCACGCGCAGCCACAGGTCCACCTGCGCGGTGCGGTCCTTCACCTCACCCGCCATGGCTTCGATCTGCGCGACGGCCGGAGCGAAGTCACCGCCCGAACGCAGCGTCAGCTTCTCGATGAGCGACAGCCCCTCGGGCATGCCCGGCCACAGCAGGAAGCAGCGGTCCAGCGCCTCCTTCACCTTCGCCGCCGCGCCCGGGTCGTACCAGGCGAAGAGCTTCGCCACGAGCAGCGACAGGCGCGCCGCGCTCTTCCGGTCACGCTCCTCCAGCGACATGCTGCGCAGCATCCGCACCCGGTCACGCCAGGTCTGCTCGAAGCGCTGCAGCGCCCGCGCGGCCTTCTCCAGGCGCGCGTTCCGCGGCTCCAGCGCGCGGGCCACGTCCACCACCCGCTGCGCCAGCTCGTGCTCGGTGGGGTCGTCCACCAGGCGCTCGGCGAACGCGGCGTACTCCTCCGCCATGCCCTCGTCGCCCAGCGCCGCGCGCTCCCGCTCCAGCGCCTCGAAGGCCGGCTGGAAGCGCTCCTCCGACAACAGCAACTGACGCACGCGGCGGAAGACGGCGCGGTCCGGCTTCGCGCGCGCCGCCCGCTGCAGGCACAGCACCGCCCTGTCCCGGCGGAACAGCTTCTGCTCGTAGACGTCCGCCGCCTTCAGGTAGTGGCCCGCGCTCTCCTCGCCCTGCGTGACGCCGCCCAGGCGCTCCAGCACTTCCGCCAGCGCGGCGCCGTCCTGTCGCGACTCGTGCAGCCGCTTGAGGCCGCGCAGCGCGGGGAGCGGATCCTTCGCCACCAGCAGCGCGCGCTTGAGCAGCTCCTCCGCGCGCTGCGTGTTGCGCTGGCGATCATGCGCGAGCTCCGCGGCGCGGCACAGCAGGCGCACCGCTTCGTCGGAGACGACATCGCGCGAGCGCCCCTCATAGAGGCGAATCAGGTCCTCGACCCGGCCGGCCTTTTCGAGTGCCGCTTCGGTTTCAACGAAGGTGCGGTCATCGGACACGCGCAGCGTGGGACGCGACGAGGGCGTGGGCTGTTGCATGGAGGGGCGGGCCTTGGAATGGAAAGAAAAAGCAGCGAGGGCGCCAGTGACCGGAACTCTACCGGTCGCCAGCGCCCCCGAGCAATCGTGCAAAACCCGCCAAACGGCGGGAATCATTGGCCTTCTTGCTACCCGGCCGAGGGAGCGTCAGGCGGCGTCTCGCCACCCTCGCCCTCGCTTCCGTCCGCCGCATCCGCCGCGGGGGCCTGGGCAGGTGCGGTCGTCTCCGGAAGCGCCTTCGCACGCTCCACGCCCGCGCTGTCGTTCAGCTCGGTGTAGAGGGCAACGGCCTTGTCACGCTGCTGCAGCTCCTCGGCGAGCTGGGCGGCGCGAGGCAGGTTGCCCAGCTTCTCGTGCAGCGGGAGCGCCTTGTCCTTGCGGCCAGCGCCCTCCCACGCCTCGGCGGCGGCGGCGACGTCACCCAGCAGCTCCAGCCACCGCGCGCGGCCAGCGGGCTTCTGCTCCTGCTCCGCCCGGGCCAGCTCCTTCTGCGCCAGCTCCTTCGCCTCGTCGTCCAGCTTCAGACGCTGCATGAAGTGGAAGGCCTTGGGCGGAGGCAGCGGGCTGAGGACCTCCACCGCCTCGCGGCGCTGGCCCACGGCCGCCAACAGGGTCGCCGCGCCGAGCCGGTCTCCCCGCTCCACCAGGCTCTTCACCTCGAGCCCCCGGATGCGGTTGGCGCTGGCGACGTCCCGCGCGCGCTCGTACGACTTGCGCGCCAGGGTGAGCTTGCCGGCGCGCTCGTACGCGAGCGCCGCCTGGTCGAACTGGCGGGCACGCTCGTAGAGGCGGGCCACGTTCTCGAAGTCCGCCTTGCCGATGTAGTGCTCCATGAGGAGCTCGTAGGCACCGGCCTTCTCCAGCGTGGGCGCGAGCTGGTCCGGCGGCAACGTGCTCACCAGCCGGCGGGCCATGTCGTTGTCGTTGCCCGCCAGGGCGTTGCGCAGGGCGCTCTTGAGGTCGCCACCCGTCTCGAACAGGCGGGCCGCGTCGGCGAAGGAGTTGTTGCGCTCGTGCAGGCGGCCCGCGTCACGGGTGCGGCCCATGGCCTCGAGCTGCTTCGCCTGCTCGTCCCACGTGCCCGTCAGCTCGGGCTGCGGACGCTCGCCACGCTCCGGACGCTCGCCC
Proteins encoded in this window:
- a CDS encoding DEAD/DEAH box helicase, with the protein product MGPGQRVIAELSILEKALSKTDFGAEKGPLQAIVRSLRPMRLKSLEDLDLNTRGRLITTLLRVQRQPKPPAPEAPAEAPAPTEAAAPAEAPASTEAAEAPASTEAAEAPAPTEAAAPAEGEAAAEAPAAEGGAAAAPAEPAAPAVDPAREKFDAWTDVIFLVGQAWRAAGDAERAEAAFAASGRQPGPEVEEPVAAPRSEERRERGDRPERGERRERGPRPERGERAASGERRERPERRERPARGERPERGERPQPELTGTWDEQAKQLEAMGRTRDAGRLHERNNSFADAARLFETGGDLKSALRNALAGNDNDMARRLVSTLPPDQLAPTLEKAGAYELLMEHYIGKADFENVARLYERARQFDQAALAYERAGKLTLARKSYERARDVASANRIRGLEVKSLVERGDRLGAATLLAAVGQRREAVEVLSPLPPPKAFHFMQRLKLDDEAKELAQKELARAEQEQKPAGRARWLELLGDVAAAAEAWEGAGRKDKALPLHEKLGNLPRAAQLAEELQQRDKAVALYTELNDSAGVERAKALPETTAPAQAPAADAADGSEGEGGETPPDAPSAG